The Nostoc flagelliforme CCNUN1 genome includes a region encoding these proteins:
- a CDS encoding DUF1257 domain-containing protein, with amino-acid sequence MSHFSTVKTKLANRECLVQALQDLKLNPQVYETAQSLKGYYGGSQGQSAEIIVSGRTIKARADIGFKWNQSSGVYEVIHDSYETVPKLGKDFFSNKLMLAYGQRMVRAKAAELQEQFGECAIAESTKGTVQTLRLTFAGHQEVKQFARR; translated from the coding sequence ATGTCGCATTTTTCAACCGTTAAAACCAAGCTTGCTAACCGTGAATGCCTGGTACAAGCTTTACAAGATTTGAAGCTGAATCCGCAAGTTTACGAAACAGCACAATCACTAAAAGGATACTACGGTGGCTCTCAAGGACAAAGCGCTGAAATCATCGTATCTGGTCGCACTATAAAAGCCCGTGCAGACATCGGATTCAAGTGGAATCAGTCAAGTGGTGTGTACGAAGTAATACATGACAGTTATGAAACAGTTCCTAAGCTGGGCAAAGACTTTTTCAGCAATAAACTAATGCTGGCTTACGGACAACGAATGGTAAGAGCTAAAGCTGCCGAGTTACAAGAGCAGTTTGGTGAATGTGCGATCGCTGAATCAACTAAAGGAACTGTACAAACTCTACGCCTAACCTTTGCCGGACATCAAGAAGTTAAACAATTTGCACGGAGATAA
- a CDS encoding DUF2997 domain-containing protein produces the protein MERSILIHFDSATGEVRVEAEGFEGLSCLGATQPFESALGVVSESDAFGNVKDERTYKDEAQTQQLRTTLSNQTRLHQ, from the coding sequence ATGGAACGTTCAATACTGATTCATTTCGACAGCGCTACAGGTGAAGTTCGAGTGGAAGCGGAGGGATTCGAGGGGCTAAGTTGTCTTGGAGCTACGCAACCATTTGAATCCGCTTTGGGAGTTGTGAGCGAGAGCGATGCCTTCGGCAACGTCAAGGACGAACGCACTTACAAGGATGAAGCCCAAACCCAACAACTTCGGACTACCCTAAGCAATCAAACACGTTTGCACCAGTAA